The following proteins come from a genomic window of Halobellus litoreus:
- the hutI gene encoding imidazolonepropionase: MKTIVHDATEVVTYADHSRIDTVADASVVIEDGTVLAVGPADEVRREHPTENADETIDASGQAVVPGIVDPHTHAVFAGERSDEFEAKLRGKSYNEILEEGGGILRTVRATREADSEMLVENLLNQLDVMLAHGTTTVEVKSGYGLDIETEMKMLEAIESADERHPVDLVSTFLGAHAVPEEDDTESYVKQVIDQQIPAVAEAGVAEFCDVFCEEGIFDVEQSRRILDAGRSAGLKPKVHAEELSHLGGTQLAADVGATSADHLLHSTLDDVKAMNKAGVSPVLLPGTAFGLGADYADAGMFIDAGAPVALATDFNPNCYSQSMPFAMSLACVEMGMTPAQALGAATRNAALAIDRDDGTGTLEPGSPGDLAVLSGPSYVYLSYQFGVNPVDCVVKNGRVYGS, translated from the coding sequence ATGAAGACAATTGTTCACGACGCGACTGAAGTCGTCACATACGCGGATCACAGTCGCATTGACACCGTTGCGGACGCCAGTGTCGTCATCGAAGACGGCACCGTCCTCGCTGTGGGGCCTGCTGACGAAGTTCGGCGCGAGCACCCGACAGAGAACGCTGACGAGACGATCGATGCTTCCGGTCAGGCAGTAGTTCCTGGTATCGTCGATCCCCACACCCACGCCGTCTTTGCGGGTGAACGCAGCGATGAGTTCGAGGCCAAACTACGCGGGAAATCATATAACGAGATTCTTGAGGAGGGTGGCGGAATCCTCCGTACGGTCCGCGCGACCCGGGAGGCTGACTCCGAGATGCTGGTCGAGAACCTTCTCAACCAGCTCGATGTGATGCTCGCCCACGGCACGACGACCGTGGAAGTCAAGTCGGGATACGGCCTCGACATTGAGACCGAGATGAAAATGCTCGAAGCGATCGAATCGGCAGATGAACGCCACCCGGTAGACCTCGTGTCGACCTTCCTCGGCGCACACGCGGTTCCCGAGGAGGACGACACGGAATCGTATGTTAAGCAGGTGATCGACCAACAGATTCCCGCGGTTGCCGAGGCTGGCGTCGCCGAATTCTGCGACGTCTTTTGTGAGGAGGGAATCTTCGATGTGGAACAGTCGCGGCGGATCCTTGATGCGGGACGCTCAGCTGGTTTGAAACCGAAAGTTCACGCTGAAGAATTGAGCCACCTCGGCGGCACACAACTGGCTGCAGACGTTGGTGCGACGAGCGCGGACCATCTGCTTCACAGCACGCTGGATGACGTCAAGGCGATGAACAAGGCCGGCGTATCGCCGGTGTTGCTACCCGGAACGGCGTTCGGTCTCGGCGCTGACTACGCCGACGCAGGGATGTTCATCGATGCAGGGGCCCCGGTCGCGCTCGCGACGGATTTCAATCCAAACTGCTATTCGCAGAGTATGCCCTTCGCGATGTCGTTAGCCTGCGTCGAAATGGGTATGACGCCCGCACAGGCGCTTGGCGCTGCTACCCGGAACGCCGCGCTCGCTATTGACCGTGATGACGGCACTGGGACACTCGAACCGGGCAGTCCGGGTGACCTCGCAGTTCTCTCTGGACCGAGTTACGTCTACCTCAGTTACCAGTTCGGGGTCAACCCCGTCGATTGCGTCGTGAAGAATGGTCGCGTATACGGGAGTTAG
- the hutU gene encoding urocanate hydratase, which translates to MASQQTTDDTEDRIGEPSDQWRDYQGAPTGTEIECEGWRQEAALRMLNNNLDPEVGEDPENLVVYGGTGRAARSWDAYDAILSELRALDDEETLLVQSGKPVGRFETHEKAPRVLIANSNLVGKWDNWDHFHELEAEGKIMYGQMTAGSWAYIGTQGIIQGTYETLAELARQEYDGDLEGKIVVTGGLGGMGGAQPLAVTMNHGVCIAAEVDEKRIDRRIETGYCQEKVQDLSEAIERAEAAAERGEEYSVGVPMNSADMLEAMLERDFVPDVITDQTSSHDILEGYYPSGYTVEEADSLRESDPEKYKKESLDTMERHVDAILEHQDRGAIAFEYGNNIRGQVKEHRNHEDAFDFPGFVPAYVRPLFCRGQGPFRWAALSGNPEDIYRTDEAIQELFPEKDSLLRWIDLAQEQVQFQGLPSRVCWLGYDTDDDGLTERARFALKINELVSEGEIEAPVVVTRDHLDAGSVASPNRETEAMKDGTDAVADWPILNALLNCAAGADIVSVHDGGGVGIGNALHTNNHVVLDGSDLAAEKAERVFTTDPGMGVVRHVDAGYEDAIDQAERSDVPIPMRDK; encoded by the coding sequence ATGGCTTCGCAACAAACCACCGACGACACAGAAGACCGAATCGGTGAACCAAGCGATCAGTGGCGAGACTACCAAGGTGCTCCCACGGGGACCGAGATCGAGTGTGAGGGATGGAGACAAGAAGCAGCGCTCCGGATGCTAAACAACAACCTTGATCCGGAGGTCGGCGAAGACCCCGAGAACTTGGTCGTTTACGGTGGTACAGGTCGCGCCGCCCGTTCGTGGGATGCGTACGACGCGATCCTCTCTGAACTGCGTGCACTTGATGACGAGGAGACGCTTTTGGTCCAGAGCGGCAAGCCTGTTGGGAGATTTGAAACGCACGAAAAAGCACCCAGAGTCCTGATCGCTAACTCGAACCTCGTCGGAAAGTGGGACAACTGGGACCACTTCCACGAACTCGAGGCCGAAGGAAAGATTATGTACGGCCAGATGACGGCTGGGTCGTGGGCGTACATCGGAACTCAGGGGATTATTCAGGGAACCTATGAGACCCTAGCCGAACTCGCTCGACAGGAGTACGACGGCGACCTCGAAGGAAAAATCGTTGTCACAGGCGGCCTCGGTGGAATGGGCGGTGCCCAACCACTTGCAGTCACAATGAACCACGGTGTCTGTATTGCCGCCGAGGTCGACGAGAAGCGAATCGATCGCCGGATTGAGACGGGTTACTGTCAGGAGAAAGTCCAAGACTTGTCGGAGGCAATCGAGCGAGCGGAAGCGGCTGCCGAGCGCGGAGAAGAGTACTCTGTTGGTGTACCGATGAATTCCGCGGATATGCTGGAGGCAATGTTGGAACGAGACTTTGTCCCAGACGTCATCACCGATCAGACGAGTTCGCACGACATTCTCGAAGGTTACTACCCGAGCGGATACACCGTCGAAGAAGCTGATTCGCTTCGGGAGTCGGACCCAGAAAAATACAAGAAAGAAAGCTTGGATACAATGGAACGCCACGTCGATGCGATTCTCGAACACCAAGACCGGGGTGCGATTGCCTTCGAGTACGGCAACAATATCCGCGGACAAGTCAAAGAACACCGAAACCACGAGGACGCGTTCGACTTTCCTGGATTCGTTCCCGCATACGTCCGACCCCTGTTCTGCCGCGGGCAGGGACCATTCCGCTGGGCTGCACTTTCCGGAAACCCTGAGGACATCTACCGGACCGATGAGGCGATCCAAGAGCTGTTCCCCGAGAAGGATTCGCTGTTGCGGTGGATCGATCTCGCTCAGGAACAGGTCCAGTTCCAAGGACTTCCATCGCGTGTCTGCTGGCTGGGGTATGACACTGACGACGACGGGCTGACCGAACGCGCCCGATTCGCACTCAAGATCAACGAGCTTGTCAGTGAAGGCGAAATCGAGGCTCCGGTTGTCGTCACACGGGACCACCTTGACGCTGGCAGCGTTGCCAGCCCCAACCGCGAGACTGAGGCGATGAAAGACGGGACGGATGCCGTCGCAGATTGGCCGATACTCAACGCCCTCCTGAACTGCGCGGCGGGTGCCGATATCGTCTCCGTTCACGACGGCGGCGGCGTCGGTATCGGCAATGCGCTCCATACAAACAACCACGTTGTCCTTGACGGCTCCGACTTGGCTGCCGAGAAAGCCGAACGAGTTTTCACCACTGACCCCGGGATGGGTGTCGTTCGCCACGTCGACGCGGGGTACGAGGATGCGATCGATCAGGCCGAAAGGTCGGACGTCCCGATTCCGATGCGCGACAAATGA
- a CDS encoding helix-turn-helix domain-containing protein gives MYEATLQITGHSSYAEATAGTSATIDLWCNQHCDLLHVSREPAMDIAQKVETTVGIQERLENREETVLVTNDCLREHEDGLIEPFLDRHGCLLLYPLHYEDGEKVCRILSISPTALTECFHDLVEADIPVTVKSKRKLGSSVETQRPLLAPHDIVPTLTDRQSEVIHHAFENGYYEIPRGITTEEIATEMGVKRRTAEEHLRRAENKLLASVIDFLN, from the coding sequence ATGTACGAAGCTACCCTCCAAATCACCGGACACTCATCGTATGCCGAGGCTACTGCGGGGACGTCGGCGACGATAGACCTCTGGTGCAATCAACACTGTGACTTGTTGCACGTCAGCCGAGAGCCGGCAATGGACATCGCACAAAAGGTAGAAACCACCGTCGGTATCCAGGAACGACTGGAAAACCGCGAGGAAACGGTACTCGTCACTAATGATTGCTTGCGCGAACACGAGGACGGTCTCATCGAACCGTTCCTCGACCGTCACGGTTGTTTGCTGTTGTACCCGCTCCACTATGAGGACGGCGAGAAAGTCTGTCGAATTCTCTCGATTTCGCCGACAGCGCTGACGGAGTGTTTCCACGATCTCGTTGAGGCGGATATCCCTGTGACTGTTAAATCGAAACGAAAACTCGGCTCGTCGGTCGAAACGCAACGGCCGCTGCTTGCACCCCACGATATTGTGCCGACGCTAACAGACCGGCAGTCCGAAGTAATCCACCACGCGTTCGAGAACGGCTATTACGAGATTCCTCGTGGGATCACGACTGAAGAAATTGCCACGGAGATGGGAGTAAAACGCCGGACTGCTGAGGAACACCTCCGTCGCGCGGAGAACAAACTTCTCGCCTCCGTGATCGATTTTCTCAATTAA
- a CDS encoding YjiH family protein — MATKPSDSVYTLDDEPSTRGIGDVDLNAFDSGAVFKFVSAFAIGAFFFLLPVPWQGEVTVPFDIVVSWVTETFPDAVGVYALAIIVAGGVLTTVAEFNKRDLFSPGYDLSYFESSAVFWVLRVLGAIIAPVMFFKLGPSWLHTGGTGGFMWGTLIYSVGVIIPIGAVFITIFVELGGLEFVGTLARPVMNPLFNLPGRAALDSLASWVGSYSVGFYVTRNVFERGGYNKREVFTIATCFSTVSIGFVGVVAATVNMLNLFPLIFVSYFVCVVITAAILVRLPPISSVPNEYIAEPDPEIPFQGSLGEYFRFAVSEAVGKADEGETFLGAAKRGFVDGLKLTSLILGTILAVGLAATLLSAYTPTFDILGAPLIPVIDALGIPNAQTVAPATIVGITEMYVPVLLVVEAEPMARFFIAVLAVSQLIFFSAVGPMAMDMFSDVPIRFRDLIALFVMRTIVLVPLIAAITHLVAAVGLL; from the coding sequence ATGGCAACCAAGCCATCAGACAGCGTATACACGCTTGATGACGAGCCATCGACGCGAGGTATAGGGGATGTTGACCTCAATGCGTTCGATTCAGGGGCGGTGTTTAAGTTCGTATCCGCGTTCGCAATCGGCGCGTTCTTTTTCCTCCTGCCAGTACCCTGGCAGGGAGAGGTCACAGTCCCGTTCGATATTGTCGTCAGTTGGGTCACTGAAACGTTCCCCGACGCTGTCGGCGTATACGCCCTCGCGATCATCGTTGCAGGAGGTGTCCTGACGACCGTCGCAGAGTTCAATAAACGCGATCTCTTCTCGCCCGGATACGACCTATCGTACTTCGAGAGTTCGGCCGTTTTCTGGGTTCTACGCGTCTTAGGAGCCATAATCGCTCCGGTGATGTTCTTCAAGCTCGGCCCGTCGTGGCTTCACACTGGCGGGACGGGCGGATTTATGTGGGGGACGCTCATCTACAGCGTCGGCGTCATCATCCCAATCGGTGCGGTGTTCATTACTATCTTCGTTGAACTTGGCGGCCTGGAATTTGTCGGGACGCTCGCACGGCCGGTGATGAACCCGCTGTTCAACTTGCCGGGACGGGCGGCACTCGACAGCCTCGCCTCGTGGGTCGGTTCCTACAGTGTCGGGTTCTACGTCACCCGAAACGTCTTCGAGCGCGGCGGGTACAACAAGCGCGAAGTGTTCACGATCGCGACGTGTTTTTCAACGGTGAGTATCGGGTTTGTCGGCGTCGTCGCCGCGACGGTCAATATGCTGAACCTCTTCCCGCTGATTTTCGTCTCGTATTTCGTCTGCGTCGTCATCACCGCGGCTATCCTCGTGCGCCTGCCGCCGATCAGTTCTGTTCCGAACGAGTACATCGCCGAACCGGATCCCGAGATCCCGTTCCAGGGTTCCCTTGGCGAGTACTTCCGGTTTGCCGTCAGTGAGGCTGTCGGGAAAGCCGACGAAGGCGAGACCTTCCTCGGGGCTGCCAAACGTGGATTCGTTGACGGACTGAAACTAACGAGTCTCATCCTCGGGACCATCCTCGCAGTCGGGCTGGCTGCGACCTTGCTTTCGGCGTATACGCCCACTTTCGATATCCTCGGTGCCCCGCTCATCCCCGTGATCGACGCGCTCGGGATCCCGAACGCGCAGACGGTCGCGCCCGCGACAATCGTCGGGATCACTGAGATGTATGTCCCGGTCCTCCTTGTCGTAGAGGCCGAACCGATGGCGCGCTTCTTTATTGCCGTGCTGGCGGTCTCACAGCTCATCTTCTTCTCGGCTGTCGGTCCGATGGCGATGGATATGTTCTCCGACGTGCCGATCCGGTTCCGTGATCTCATCGCGCTGTTCGTGATGCGGACCATTGTTCTGGTCCCGCTCATCGCAGCGATCACGCACCTAGTTGCCGCGGTAGGATTGCTGTGA
- a CDS encoding tyrosine-type recombinase/integrase — MDRNTPTERAQGTSLSESFERYLQDKGKGRGGDGGNYRRNAARELERFAEWAAGGRGAEDWTGIIPDDVDRDPTFEDLDERVFREYARHLAGDRGLKQNTVQTYYRYISAWCGWCVNEGYLEAHYAQRASAMAPLPEDDGRKPGDQQAWTSEQRHALTRHVDERARDAVEAYTTLPEDTDPLDKQRARYAALKAARDRALVFILAYTAVRVGELLRDSNDPRRRGVRWEDLSLEDGSMDVYRKKQQWDAASLPDPVISPLRSYRRLMDPPTERWPVFPTFDQRTLATLVQDELTDRGEHPDAIDEQREGYARDLLLALNEDIRPPSVTTDGARSILKRISDAAEVEVDHPKHDYLAPHGGRRGMGEVLVRAFGYTVAARYLDNSEEMVRERYSHIEAGELGDVATEALNEIDSIPGKNDKISTGN; from the coding sequence ATGGACCGGAATACACCGACGGAACGGGCCCAGGGGACCTCACTTTCCGAGTCGTTCGAGCGTTACCTCCAGGACAAGGGGAAAGGCCGTGGTGGCGATGGCGGGAACTACCGACGGAACGCCGCTCGCGAACTCGAGCGGTTCGCCGAGTGGGCCGCCGGCGGCCGCGGCGCCGAAGACTGGACCGGGATCATCCCCGACGACGTCGACCGCGACCCCACCTTCGAGGACCTCGACGAACGCGTGTTCCGGGAGTACGCCCGGCATCTCGCCGGCGATCGAGGACTCAAACAGAACACGGTACAAACCTACTATCGCTATATTTCTGCGTGGTGCGGGTGGTGTGTCAACGAGGGATATCTTGAAGCGCACTACGCGCAGCGGGCGAGTGCGATGGCGCCGCTGCCGGAGGACGACGGCCGCAAGCCCGGCGACCAGCAGGCCTGGACGTCCGAACAGCGCCACGCCCTCACCCGCCACGTTGACGAACGGGCCCGCGATGCCGTCGAGGCGTACACGACACTCCCGGAGGATACTGACCCCCTCGACAAACAGCGAGCGCGCTACGCGGCGCTGAAAGCAGCTCGTGACCGGGCTCTAGTGTTCATCCTCGCGTACACCGCCGTACGCGTTGGTGAACTCCTCCGGGACTCGAACGATCCGCGTCGACGGGGCGTCCGCTGGGAGGACCTCTCGCTTGAGGACGGGAGTATGGACGTCTACCGGAAGAAACAACAGTGGGACGCCGCCAGTCTCCCCGACCCGGTGATCTCGCCGTTGCGGAGCTATCGTCGACTTATGGACCCACCAACTGAGCGGTGGCCGGTGTTCCCTACGTTCGACCAGCGGACGCTCGCAACGCTCGTACAGGACGAGCTGACCGATCGAGGGGAACACCCAGACGCAATTGACGAGCAACGTGAGGGATACGCTCGTGACCTCCTGCTGGCGCTCAATGAGGACATTCGGCCGCCGTCGGTCACGACGGACGGCGCACGGTCGATTCTCAAGCGGATCTCGGATGCCGCGGAGGTTGAGGTTGACCATCCGAAACACGACTATCTCGCTCCCCACGGCGGTCGACGGGGAATGGGCGAGGTTCTTGTTCGAGCGTTCGGGTATACCGTTGCTGCTCGTTATCTCGATAACTCCGAAGAGATGGTTCGTGAACGGTATTCGCATATTGAGGCCGGTGAATTGGGCGATGTTGCGACGGAGGCACTCAACGAAATCGACTCGATACCTGGAAAGAACGACAAGATATCGACGGGCAACTGA
- a CDS encoding RNA-guided endonuclease InsQ/TnpB family protein, producing MEVRRTAPVKLIVPDDRRDDLHESARQFLHCANRAAEFCWDDCSYTNCVTANSTARDALYAELREETDLTANLVQEAIRRAVQATKGCVERWKQGKRVSKPEFTSWSMLYDKRSATFYRNKVSLSTVNGRVECDFELPADSPTPYEQYVLSDEYEFRASTLQYDKATDEFYFHITTRKYDTDEFEVSEDTEHQTVLGIDLGVNSLAVASTGTFWQGDEYDHWCREFEKRRGEIQQRGTQAAHNALLRLGKREEAWRKQYIHTVANEIVEEAAENGCDVIVFEDLTDIRERLPQAKWHHIWAFRRLAEYVEYKAPEQGVSVEQVEPNYTSQRCSRTDCGFTHDGNRHGEHFECQKCGYEVNADYNAAKNLGVRYARKQRHSLRSSPKSGSGDAPVDVRVNGGTMNGESYQRIAGD from the coding sequence ATGGAGGTGCGTCGAACCGCGCCGGTCAAACTCATCGTTCCCGATGATCGACGCGACGACCTCCACGAGTCAGCTCGCCAGTTCCTTCACTGCGCGAATCGTGCTGCCGAGTTCTGTTGGGACGATTGCTCCTACACGAACTGCGTCACGGCAAACTCAACTGCGCGAGACGCACTCTACGCGGAGCTGCGGGAAGAAACTGATCTCACTGCCAACCTCGTTCAAGAAGCCATCCGGCGTGCCGTCCAAGCGACGAAAGGGTGCGTCGAACGGTGGAAACAGGGCAAGCGTGTGAGCAAACCGGAGTTCACGTCGTGGAGTATGCTCTATGACAAGCGGAGTGCGACCTTCTACCGGAACAAAGTTTCACTCTCAACCGTCAACGGGCGCGTTGAGTGCGACTTTGAACTCCCGGCGGACAGCCCGACGCCCTACGAACAGTACGTTCTTTCGGACGAGTACGAGTTCCGGGCGAGTACACTCCAATACGACAAGGCGACCGACGAGTTCTACTTCCACATCACGACGCGAAAGTACGATACCGACGAGTTCGAGGTTTCGGAAGATACCGAGCACCAAACAGTTCTTGGTATCGACCTCGGCGTCAACAGCCTCGCAGTAGCTTCGACCGGCACGTTCTGGCAGGGCGACGAATACGATCACTGGTGCCGTGAATTCGAGAAGCGACGTGGTGAGATACAACAGCGCGGAACACAAGCCGCACACAATGCCCTGCTTCGCCTCGGAAAGCGCGAAGAAGCCTGGCGGAAACAGTACATCCACACCGTCGCCAACGAGATCGTTGAGGAAGCCGCCGAGAACGGATGTGACGTAATCGTGTTCGAGGACTTAACGGACATCCGTGAGCGACTTCCACAGGCGAAGTGGCACCACATCTGGGCGTTCCGACGCCTCGCCGAGTACGTCGAGTACAAAGCGCCAGAGCAAGGCGTCTCCGTGGAACAAGTCGAGCCGAACTACACGTCCCAACGTTGTTCTCGGACGGACTGTGGGTTCACGCACGACGGCAACCGCCACGGCGAACACTTCGAGTGCCAGAAGTGCGGCTATGAGGTCAACGCGGACTACAATGCCGCGAAGAATCTCGGGGTGCGATACGCCCGGAAACAGAGACACAGCCTCCGTTCCTCGCCCAAGTCGGGGAGCGGAGACGCACCAGTAGACGTGCGTGTGAATGGTGGGACGATGAACGGCGAGAGTTACCAGCGTATTGCTGGCGACTGA
- a CDS encoding DNA-binding protein: MSNDSDPTAVLTVLDRAQDAFEMVGRGRTAFEDGISADEDWKTQLTKACRLLEVVDTLQSQDGYYTAVIEVCFGAIERSIEAYALAMTNDTLQDFQNHQFSIIQGGASDLKERAE; encoded by the coding sequence ATGAGTAACGACTCGGACCCGACCGCTGTGCTCACAGTACTCGACCGTGCACAGGATGCCTTCGAGATGGTCGGACGCGGTCGAACAGCGTTCGAGGACGGGATTAGTGCCGACGAAGACTGGAAGACTCAGCTGACGAAAGCGTGCCGCCTCCTCGAGGTCGTTGACACTCTCCAGTCACAGGATGGGTACTACACGGCCGTCATCGAGGTCTGTTTCGGCGCGATCGAACGGTCGATCGAGGCGTACGCGCTCGCGATGACCAACGATACGCTTCAGGACTTTCAGAACCACCAGTTCAGCATAATTCAAGGTGGAGCCTCCGACCTCAAGGAGCGAGCGGAGTGA
- a CDS encoding nucleotidyltransferase domain-containing protein codes for MNRETDSTNSSGAAISLSIPPSDPTLFKHKATSDVLLFLTNHRFSDFSLRELATQIGHSHQSVRRAVNVLSANDLVVESAESNQRLVKINRQRLSIPNDPILRIPQPEYHQPVKAAVTELRENINDVVGIILYGSVARGEADRRSDIDLWVLTRSGRAESQREANAIARDLEDTVFDGDRYAYDIDVEAVQAIPAYTEDIREIVVSGIPVYKTNDFETVENLLLEEGAPDE; via the coding sequence ATAAACCGCGAGACGGATAGTACGAATTCGTCTGGGGCAGCTATTTCTCTTTCAATACCCCCTTCAGATCCGACTTTATTCAAACATAAGGCGACGAGCGACGTCCTTCTCTTTTTAACAAACCACCGATTCAGTGACTTCTCACTGCGAGAACTCGCGACACAGATCGGTCACTCACACCAGTCCGTCCGACGAGCAGTAAACGTTCTCAGCGCGAACGACTTGGTCGTCGAATCGGCCGAAAGCAACCAGCGACTCGTCAAGATCAACAGACAGCGCCTGTCGATTCCAAACGATCCGATCCTCCGGATCCCCCAACCAGAGTATCATCAACCCGTCAAAGCTGCGGTTACGGAGCTTCGTGAGAACATCAACGACGTCGTTGGCATCATCCTCTATGGGAGTGTGGCTCGGGGCGAGGCTGACCGACGGAGCGATATCGATCTCTGGGTGCTAACCCGGTCTGGGCGGGCCGAAAGCCAACGAGAAGCGAACGCCATTGCCCGTGACCTCGAAGATACGGTGTTCGACGGTGACCGATACGCCTACGATATCGATGTCGAGGCCGTCCAGGCGATCCCGGCGTACACCGAAGACATCCGAGAGATCGTCGTTTCAGGGATTCCGGTCTACAAGACGAATGACTTCGAAACCGTCGAGAACCTCCTCTTGGAGGAAGGAGCCCCTGATGAGTAA